One window from the genome of Desulfurella sp. encodes:
- a CDS encoding Rpn family recombination-promoting nuclease/putative transposase, whose amino-acid sequence MDKDNNIKSQQYDVFFKTLLSRKENAKSLIEFTLDKNLLPYIDLNSIVPLDTQRISKKYKQLYMDAAFRVKFKEEDAQIYFIIEHKSESLSFSPLQILSYMYAVWDYNQKNNQPYEPIIPIVFYHGIEPWKKPIFFADYFKHKDLIIDYLPNFKYILTDTSQISDDTILKAIDNIEFKAGVYLLKHVFEKNIENIKTIIEIIKNTKEDTIFVFLDYISHLETYDEEEVEKTFKEILGGDKMAPLVDKWIKQGEEIGREKGLLEGIEKGMEKGLEIGIATEARNSLIDTLEAKFGNLPKDIILVIKNIQDIEKLRGLRKIAIKAQSLDEVKKEL is encoded by the coding sequence ATGGACAAAGACAATAATATAAAAAGCCAGCAGTATGATGTATTCTTTAAAACACTTCTTTCAAGAAAGGAAAATGCAAAATCTCTAATAGAATTCACACTGGATAAAAATCTCCTTCCATACATTGACTTAAACTCAATAGTCCCACTAGACACCCAAAGAATCTCAAAAAAATACAAACAGCTATATATGGATGCAGCCTTTAGAGTAAAGTTCAAAGAAGAAGACGCACAAATATACTTTATCATAGAACACAAATCAGAAAGCTTATCTTTTTCTCCTTTGCAGATACTTTCATACATGTATGCTGTATGGGATTATAATCAAAAAAACAATCAGCCATATGAACCTATAATTCCCATAGTCTTCTACCATGGCATAGAGCCCTGGAAAAAACCTATTTTCTTTGCAGACTACTTTAAACACAAAGACCTCATAATCGACTACCTGCCAAATTTCAAATACATACTAACAGACACAAGCCAGATATCAGATGATACAATCCTTAAAGCTATAGACAATATAGAATTCAAAGCAGGAGTATACCTTCTAAAGCATGTGTTTGAAAAAAACATAGAAAACATAAAAACAATAATTGAAATAATAAAAAACACAAAAGAGGATACAATATTTGTCTTTTTGGATTATATTTCTCATTTAGAGACATATGACGAAGAAGAAGTAGAAAAAACTTTCAAAGAAATACTGGGAGGTGACAAAATGGCACCATTGGTTGATAAATGGATAAAGCAGGGAGAAGAGATAGGCAGAGAAAAAGGCTTGCTTGAGGGTATTGAGAAAGGAATGGAGAAAGGTCTAGAAATAGGAATTGCAACCGAAGCCAGAAACTCTTTGATAGATACATTAGAGGCTAAGTTTGGTAATTTACCAAAAGACATAATTCTTGTAATAAAAAATATCCAGGATATAGAAAAACTGAGAGGTCTTAGAAAGATCGCTATCAAAGCTCAAAGTCTGGATGAAGTAAAAAAAGAGCTTTAA
- a CDS encoding transposase, producing the protein MARTPRLNLAGFYHIINAGIKKRDIFLEDSDFIQFLSIIDEYAKLYSFEIYSFCLMKNYYHLLMKTNKGNISTIMKQINMKYAIYFNKKYKMAGSLWQGRFKSRYVWDSSYLEILVKYIEYNPVKAGIALDIGGYKYSMNSKRFEFEMLNYELINRVNLNEFTYEDLKKIDDFFNSKIAIKDNKVEKIEKVDKKQLNYFFDNFERKKAICEAIKNGYSQDEISKYLDLSISAISKLKNNYLSKESLFNKLKDKGIFWSFDKNAKYDNFNENVFIEYVLRYGDFDDIKKLIKLFGKRNVKKVWMKTLALDKRFIKINLMLARVFFDMNVEANYFKELKNGRLKKLKMLAT; encoded by the coding sequence GTGGCCAGAACACCAAGATTAAATCTTGCAGGTTTTTATCATATCATTAATGCAGGTATTAAAAAAAGAGATATTTTCCTGGAGGATAGCGATTTTATTCAATTTCTCTCAATTATTGATGAATATGCAAAGCTATATAGCTTTGAGATTTACTCTTTTTGCTTGATGAAAAACTATTACCACCTTTTGATGAAAACAAATAAGGGCAATATTTCAACTATAATGAAACAGATTAATATGAAATACGCAATTTATTTTAATAAGAAATACAAAATGGCTGGTTCATTGTGGCAAGGTAGGTTTAAATCAAGGTATGTGTGGGATAGCAGCTATCTTGAAATCCTTGTTAAATATATTGAATACAATCCAGTTAAAGCAGGTATTGCTTTAGATATTGGAGGATATAAATATTCAATGAACAGCAAAAGATTTGAGTTTGAGATGCTAAATTATGAGTTGATAAACAGAGTTAATCTTAATGAATTTACTTATGAGGATTTGAAAAAGATTGATGATTTCTTTAATTCTAAAATAGCAATAAAAGACAACAAAGTAGAAAAAATTGAAAAAGTAGATAAAAAACAACTCAACTATTTTTTTGATAACTTTGAAAGAAAAAAAGCAATTTGTGAAGCAATAAAAAATGGATACTCACAAGATGAAATTTCCAAATACTTAGATTTATCTATTAGTGCTATATCTAAATTAAAAAATAACTATCTAAGCAAAGAAAGTCTTTTTAATAAACTAAAAGACAAAGGGATATTTTGGAGTTTTGATAAAAATGCAAAATATGATAATTTTAATGAAAATGTGTTTATTGAATATGTTTTAAGATATGGTGATTTTGACGATATCAAAAAACTTATAAAGCTTTTTGGGAAAAGAAATGTTAAAAAAGTTTGGATGAAAACCCTTGCTCTTGACAAACGATTTATAAAAATAAATTTGATGCTTGCTAGAGTATTTTTTGATATGAATGTGGAAGCTAATTATTTTAAAGAATTAAAAAATGGAAGACTTAAAAAACTTAAAATGCTTGCTACCTGA